Proteins encoded in a region of the Helicobacter sp. 11S03491-1 genome:
- a CDS encoding SulP family inorganic anion transporter has protein sequence MKLPVFNFKQCKNDILSGSVVAVALIPEATAFSLVANFDPIVGLYTAFILGLISALIGGKPGMISGAAGSMVVVMVGLSITHGLQYVLWASILAGIFQIFIGIFKLGKFIRFVPQPAIFGFVNGLAMVIAMSQIQFFKNEGLIMYILVGITMAIMFILPRFTQAIPAGLVAIIGLGLVSYYFHLDTKNVADLGNISGSLPHFSIPQAPLNWETLKIILPYSVILALVGLIEALLTLSVLDELNAKRGNGNKECIAQGIGNTTCGFFGAMAGCAMIGQSIINSTSGGTTRLSSATAAILLIIFAVSIPNIIGEIPIGVLVGIMFMVSIKTFEWASISRLKSMSKPDAFILVVVTVITIFADLAVAVIVGVIISALVFAYQQAKIKAFISFQKDGTKVYKLEGPLFFGSSTGFLNDLFDIRTDPNNVIIDFSKTRVMDSTGVEAIDKITKKYISQGKTLKLRHLSQDCKKALQLAQKYCTYELDDPDYKVARDI, from the coding sequence ATGAAATTACCTGTTTTTAATTTCAAACAATGCAAAAATGATATACTTTCAGGATCTGTTGTTGCAGTTGCCCTCATTCCTGAAGCTACCGCCTTTTCGTTAGTGGCAAATTTTGATCCTATTGTAGGGCTTTATACTGCTTTTATTCTTGGACTCATCAGCGCACTCATTGGAGGAAAACCCGGCATGATTAGTGGAGCTGCCGGATCTATGGTGGTAGTCATGGTAGGGCTCTCCATAACACATGGTCTTCAATATGTCTTGTGGGCAAGCATTTTAGCAGGAATTTTCCAAATCTTTATAGGAATTTTCAAATTAGGAAAATTCATTCGTTTTGTACCTCAACCTGCAATTTTTGGATTTGTGAATGGACTAGCTATGGTAATTGCAATGAGTCAAATACAATTTTTTAAAAATGAAGGGCTAATTATGTATATCCTTGTAGGGATTACAATGGCTATCATGTTTATCCTCCCCCGTTTCACTCAAGCAATTCCGGCAGGACTTGTGGCTATCATTGGATTAGGTTTGGTATCTTATTATTTTCATTTGGATACTAAAAATGTTGCTGATTTAGGCAATATCAGCGGGAGTTTGCCTCATTTTTCTATCCCTCAAGCCCCTCTAAATTGGGAAACATTAAAAATTATTTTGCCTTATTCTGTAATTTTAGCACTTGTAGGCTTGATAGAGGCGCTCTTGACATTATCTGTCTTGGATGAACTCAATGCCAAAAGAGGCAATGGCAATAAAGAATGTATTGCACAAGGCATTGGGAATACAACTTGTGGATTTTTTGGAGCTATGGCAGGGTGCGCAATGATTGGACAAAGCATTATCAATTCTACCTCAGGAGGAACCACAAGATTATCTTCAGCCACTGCAGCAATTTTGCTTATCATTTTTGCTGTAAGCATCCCTAATATCATTGGAGAAATTCCAATTGGAGTCTTAGTGGGCATTATGTTTATGGTATCTATCAAAACCTTTGAATGGGCAAGCATCTCAAGATTAAAATCCATGAGCAAACCGGATGCCTTTATCCTTGTTGTTGTTACAGTGATTACTATCTTTGCAGACCTGGCTGTTGCTGTTATTGTTGGAGTGATTATCTCAGCTCTTGTTTTTGCCTACCAACAAGCTAAAATTAAAGCTTTTATAAGTTTTCAAAAAGATGGGACAAAAGTTTATAAACTTGAAGGTCCTTTGTTTTTTGGCTCTAGCACAGGCTTTCTCAACGATCTCTTTGATATCCGAACAGATCCAAATAATGTTATCATTGATTTTAGCAAAACTAGAGTCATGGATAGCACCGGGGTAGAAGCAATCGATAAAATTACAAAAAAATATATCTCTCAAGGCAAAACTCTCAAACTCCGTCATCTCAGCCAAGATTGCAAAAAAGCACTTCAATTAGCCCAAAAATATTGCACTTATGAACTCGATGATCCTGATTATAAAGTTGCAAGGGATATTTAA